The segment GATTTTACAATCTTGGTTATTCCCAACTGCAATTAAGTCGTTGTCAAGATGCTTATAATAGCTTTGTTTCGGCACTAGCTATTAAACCTGATTATCTTGAGGCACGTAAAAATTTGACTGCGGCAATGGACTGTTTGGGCAAACAAGATAGTGCAATCGATCGTTTACTGAAAAAAATTCGTGATAATCCAGGCGATCCTGAATTGCACTATAAGCTCGGTACAATTTGGGAAGATAAAAAACAGTATGACGCAGCGCGTAGTGAGTATTTCAATGTTTTGCGTCTGAAACCAGATTATAAAATTGTATATTATCGCTTAGCACGATTATTTGATCGAAATTATCAGAAAGAAGAGACAATTAGTTACTGCCAAAAGTTTGTAGATTTGCTACGAGATGAACCGCTAGCGGCTGAAAAAGCTTGGTGCATTAAACGAGTTCAATCACTGCATTTCGGTACGCTTAATAATTAATAGACAATCATTGAGGCTTTGGCATTAAGTGATTAGATTAACCGCGCTTATTGAAATGGACGGCCAATCACCTCGTGCCTTAACTCACGAGTCATCAGCGCATTCGATTATTATTGGCCGTGATTCTTCAGCAGATTTTCAGATACCTTTATCAACAATTTCACGACAACATGCACGTATTAGTCTTACCGATGATTTATATATTATTGAAGATCTGGGTTCGACACATGGAACTATGCTAAATGGCAAGCGTGTTGAAAAAGGTGAAAAAAAAATAATGCACAGTGGCGATTTAATTGAGCTCACTCGTGCTAGAATTACCGCCACCATAGAAGAGATCGAAAAACCACAAGAACCTGAGCAAGATCAAGGTACACAATCTATAGCTTCAAAAGCAGTTCAAGGTATTTTAAGTATGCTCGGAGACGAGCAAAGCGAACGACCATATTTGCGAATTCTTTCCGGGCCGGATGAAGGTGCTCGTTTTGTACTTGCTGGTACTGTAACCACTTGGACAATAGGTCGTTCAAAAGAATGTGAATTTGTTATCGATGATCCAAACGTTTCGCGTCGTCATGCTGAAATAAAAAAAGATTGGAGTGGTTACAGCATCATTGATCTCGGCTCTAAAAATGGTGTGGTTATTAACGAAAAACTGATTCAAAAACCACGCCGGCTTAAAGATAAAGATGAAATCATTATTGGACCAGTAAAGTTAATATTCATTGATCCAGATGCTGGCTTGCTTGATGCATTAAAAGATGTTCCGGGGTTTGAGATTAACGATTCTATGATGACTGACGATGACCCGCCACATATTGGAGCTCCAACTGAAACAGAACAAAGTAGCGAAGCTGAGGGTGAGGAAGTAGTTAATGCTGAATCTT is part of the Deltaproteobacteria bacterium genome and harbors:
- a CDS encoding FHA domain-containing protein → MIRLTALIEMDGQSPRALTHESSAHSIIIGRDSSADFQIPLSTISRQHARISLTDDLYIIEDLGSTHGTMLNGKRVEKGEKKIMHSGDLIELTRARITATIEEIEKPQEPEQDQGTQSIASKAVQGILSMLGDEQSERPYLRILSGPDEGARFVLAGTVTTWTIGRSKECEFVIDDPNVSRRHAEIKKDWSGYSIIDLGSKNGVVINEKLIQKPRRLKDKDEIIIGPVKLIFIDPDAGLLDALKDVPGFEINDSMMTDDDPPHIGAPTETEQSSEAEGEEVVNAESSEDNVSNEAKAEGEGENVDGSEATEGEVIQDFSEQSDSLEDAFASNPDLSSMIDPELLQSNKSKFPTEWLIIGFGAVLLITILVLLVFLVF